In Archangium violaceum, the following are encoded in one genomic region:
- a CDS encoding MarR family winged helix-turn-helix transcriptional regulator, protein MPTHYKGSARETRALDTFIKLTRATETLGGELHRHLASHELTPPQFAVLEALLHLGPMSQGELGRKLLRSNPNMTALLDTLERNGWIQRARSPEDRRVMVVSLTPEGRRIIEKVFPAHAAHVAALLGALTAEEQEQLGALCKKLGLSLSRN, encoded by the coding sequence ATGCCGACCCACTACAAAGGCAGTGCGCGGGAGACCCGGGCGCTCGACACGTTCATCAAGCTGACCCGGGCCACGGAGACGCTGGGGGGCGAGCTGCACCGGCACCTGGCCAGCCATGAGCTCACCCCGCCCCAGTTCGCGGTGCTGGAGGCCCTGCTGCACCTGGGGCCCATGAGCCAGGGGGAGCTCGGCCGCAAGCTGCTGCGCAGCAACCCCAACATGACCGCGCTGCTGGACACCCTGGAGCGCAACGGGTGGATCCAACGGGCCCGCAGCCCGGAGGACCGCCGGGTGATGGTGGTGAGCCTCACCCCGGAGGGGCGGCGCATCATCGAGAAGGTCTTTCCCGCCCATGCCGCCCACGTCGCGGCGCTCCTGGGGGCCCTGACCGCCGAGGAGCAGGAGCAGCTCGGCGCCCTCTGCAAGAAGCTGGGGCTGTCGCTGTCCCGCAACTGA
- a CDS encoding ATP-grasp domain-containing protein: protein MPRSVLILAPATDPHAAALDWALRQQGVVPLWTPSLPTGPDTGYAFRINAEGERLSGRVAGGDRFGAIWNRRLEDPAPMCAEADRAFVTWEWKLFQRNLFGLEGAYGDALWVNRPDAARRAENKLEQLHVCRRLGLAFPETVVTNDAEQVDALRKKWGRIVFKSFLMHQWEHRESGRKYAVGVTLLDERSELPADAIAVCPGIYQRYIEKACDLRVTVIGERFFAMSLRGAAGDAYVDWRPHGQDPAMRAEAVALPAAVEDKLRALMRELGLVFGCIDLAVDRQGEIYFLEVNQAGQFLFVEDMVPAYPVLQAMTAMLTSGRTDYDAAVPAAVTMEAFRASDAYAALKERVRGKAPDRRLFSLE from the coding sequence ATGCCGCGCAGCGTGCTGATACTCGCCCCCGCAACCGATCCCCACGCGGCCGCGCTCGATTGGGCGCTTCGCCAGCAAGGCGTCGTTCCGCTCTGGACGCCCTCGCTGCCGACGGGGCCGGACACCGGCTATGCCTTTCGCATCAATGCGGAAGGCGAGCGCTTGTCGGGCAGGGTCGCTGGCGGCGACCGCTTCGGCGCGATCTGGAACCGCCGGCTCGAAGACCCCGCGCCGATGTGCGCGGAGGCGGACCGGGCCTTCGTGACCTGGGAATGGAAGCTATTCCAGCGCAACCTCTTCGGCCTGGAAGGCGCCTACGGCGACGCGCTCTGGGTGAATCGCCCGGATGCCGCGCGGCGGGCCGAGAACAAGCTGGAGCAACTGCACGTCTGCCGCCGGCTCGGTCTGGCCTTTCCCGAGACCGTGGTGACAAACGATGCGGAGCAGGTCGACGCCCTACGCAAGAAGTGGGGGCGGATCGTCTTCAAGTCCTTCCTGATGCACCAGTGGGAGCATCGCGAGAGCGGCAGGAAGTACGCGGTGGGCGTCACCTTGCTGGACGAGCGCAGCGAGCTGCCCGCCGACGCCATCGCCGTCTGCCCTGGCATCTACCAGCGCTACATCGAGAAGGCGTGCGATCTGCGCGTCACCGTGATTGGCGAGCGCTTCTTCGCGATGAGCCTGCGCGGGGCGGCCGGCGATGCCTACGTCGACTGGCGGCCGCATGGCCAGGATCCCGCGATGCGCGCCGAGGCGGTCGCGTTGCCGGCGGCGGTCGAGGACAAGCTGCGCGCGCTGATGCGCGAGCTGGGTCTGGTGTTCGGCTGCATCGACCTGGCGGTGGACCGGCAGGGGGAGATCTATTTCCTCGAGGTCAACCAGGCGGGCCAGTTCCTGTTCGTGGAGGACATGGTGCCGGCCTATCCCGTGTTGCAGGCGATGACCGCCATGCTGACCAGCGGGCGGACGGACTACGACGCCGCCGTACCGGCTGCGGTGACGATGGAGGC
- a CDS encoding pirin family protein, which produces MSRSVSTRSVQRVVDSVTTLEGAGFLVRRPFPIPGFMQFDPFLLVDEMGPVDIPPGGDAAGAPDHPHRGFETVTYMLEGQAEHEDSAGHAGKLGPGDVQWMTAGAGVVHSEMPSRELSRGGGRMHGFQIWVNLPRRDKMMPPRYQEIPSAGIPVASTPDGKVRVKVIAGESLGARAVIDTRTPIQYLHFTLEPGARFEQPVPRAHNAFAYVFGGEGSFGPEGTRAADGQAVLFANDADSVVMTNTGSEPLQLLLLSGVPLREPMVRYGPFVMNTQAEILQAFEDFQNGRMGRIQR; this is translated from the coding sequence ATGTCCAGGTCGGTGAGCACGCGTTCGGTTCAGAGGGTGGTGGACTCGGTCACGACGCTCGAGGGCGCGGGGTTCCTGGTGCGCCGGCCCTTCCCCATCCCGGGGTTCATGCAGTTCGACCCGTTCCTCCTGGTGGACGAGATGGGGCCGGTGGACATCCCGCCCGGCGGAGACGCGGCGGGGGCGCCGGACCATCCGCACCGGGGGTTCGAGACGGTCACCTACATGCTGGAGGGGCAGGCGGAGCACGAGGACTCGGCGGGCCACGCGGGCAAGCTGGGGCCTGGGGACGTGCAGTGGATGACGGCGGGCGCGGGGGTGGTGCACTCGGAGATGCCGTCACGTGAGCTCTCCCGCGGGGGTGGGCGCATGCACGGCTTCCAGATCTGGGTGAACCTGCCCCGGCGCGACAAGATGATGCCGCCGCGCTACCAGGAGATCCCCTCGGCGGGCATCCCGGTGGCCTCGACGCCGGACGGGAAGGTGCGGGTGAAGGTCATCGCGGGCGAGTCGCTCGGCGCGCGCGCGGTCATCGACACGCGCACGCCCATCCAGTACCTGCACTTCACGCTGGAGCCGGGGGCCCGCTTCGAGCAGCCGGTGCCCCGGGCGCACAACGCGTTCGCCTACGTGTTCGGGGGCGAGGGCTCGTTCGGCCCCGAGGGGACGCGCGCGGCGGATGGGCAGGCGGTGCTGTTCGCCAATGACGCGGACTCGGTGGTGATGACGAACACGGGGAGCGAGCCCCTCCAGCTGTTGCTGCTCTCGGGCGTCCCCCTGCGCGAGCCGATGGTCCGCTACGGGCCGTTCGTGATGAACACCCAGGCGGAGATCCTCCAGGCCTTCGAGGACTTCCAGAACGGGAGGATGGGGAGGATCCAGCGCTGA
- a CDS encoding anhydro-N-acetylmuramic acid kinase yields MDSRPPRPNSRLCVGLLSGTSVDAVEAVLCRINGSGPEVRVTLLAHVSRPFTPEFTQQVLAANDARSLCELNFALGERFAEAALEVIARAGHRPQDVDAIGSHGQTVAHLPSSLSSTPSTLQLGEASVIAERTGIPVVSDFRTRDVAAGGQGAPLVPYLDWALFRKPGVARALQNIGGIGNVSVVSDRLEDTVAFDTGPGNMVLDGLARLVTGGRLQCDLDGSLSGQGRVMPELLEELLAHPFLALPPPRSAGREGFGDALVGRLWERHGASRPHDLMATAVAFTVEATARAYEQWLLPRFTLEAVYVSGGGTRNPVLMERLTARLAPLPVRPLDVLGLPEGAKEAVCFALLANEHLSGTPSNVPSATGARRRVVLGKLTP; encoded by the coding sequence ATGGACTCGCGACCGCCTCGCCCCAACTCGCGGCTGTGCGTCGGACTGCTGTCGGGCACCAGCGTGGACGCGGTGGAGGCGGTGCTCTGCCGGATCAACGGCTCGGGCCCGGAGGTCCGCGTCACCCTCCTGGCACACGTCTCCCGCCCCTTCACCCCCGAGTTCACCCAGCAGGTGCTGGCCGCCAACGATGCCCGCTCCCTGTGCGAGCTCAACTTCGCCCTGGGTGAACGCTTCGCCGAGGCCGCCCTGGAGGTCATCGCCCGCGCGGGCCACCGCCCCCAGGACGTGGACGCCATCGGCTCGCACGGCCAGACGGTGGCCCATCTGCCCTCGAGCCTGTCCAGCACGCCCTCCACCCTGCAGCTCGGGGAGGCGTCCGTCATCGCCGAGCGCACCGGCATCCCCGTGGTGAGTGATTTCCGCACCCGGGACGTGGCCGCGGGAGGCCAGGGGGCGCCGCTGGTGCCCTACCTGGACTGGGCCCTGTTCCGGAAGCCCGGGGTGGCGAGGGCACTGCAGAACATCGGGGGCATCGGCAACGTGAGCGTGGTGAGCGACCGGCTGGAGGACACGGTCGCCTTCGACACCGGGCCGGGCAACATGGTGCTGGACGGCCTGGCCCGGCTGGTCACCGGGGGCCGCCTCCAGTGCGACCTGGATGGCAGCCTCTCCGGCCAGGGCCGGGTGATGCCGGAGCTGCTCGAGGAGCTGCTGGCGCACCCCTTCCTGGCCCTCCCCCCACCCCGCAGCGCCGGCCGCGAGGGCTTCGGTGACGCGCTGGTGGGCCGGCTGTGGGAGCGTCACGGCGCCTCGCGTCCCCATGACTTGATGGCCACGGCCGTGGCCTTCACGGTGGAGGCCACGGCCCGCGCCTACGAGCAGTGGCTCCTGCCGCGCTTCACCCTGGAGGCGGTGTACGTCTCCGGCGGCGGCACCCGGAACCCGGTGCTCATGGAGCGGCTGACGGCGCGGCTGGCCCCCCTGCCCGTCCGCCCCCTGGACGTGCTGGGCCTGCCCGAGGGGGCCAAGGAGGCCGTGTGCTTCGCCCTGTTGGCGAACGAGCACCTGTCGGGGACCCCCTCGAATGTTCCGTCGGCAACTGGCGCCAGGAGGCGAGTCGTTCTAGGTAAGCTGACACCGTGA
- a CDS encoding right-handed parallel beta-helix repeat-containing protein: protein MRSVLLSLLLLLPAMASATDVKGTLSTPTVWTRSGSPYVLKGDVTVAWGVKLTLEPGARIIAASTDALRSGVDPERVELIVDGTLVVRGTRSRPVELTARGAPGSWYGIRVRGGRGTVIDGAVVTQARQGISLGMSAVVRNTSVSAIEQDCLHVSWGESTLEGNQLSGCGGNGSSVDPWTLARAQATASVARSGGSASQRTGWFEARVRGRAVFAHHPRGTRSGAVAHAFGRPPHRPEAWSALARTTPHPRTGGMADERVRWGLQQGSRLTHEAGVRSASADLARGVAWRLTEVETSSEEPIAGPERWTSPGRVRKKPGWPVEPPPVLVT, encoded by the coding sequence ATGCGGTCCGTACTCCTCTCACTGCTCCTGCTTCTGCCGGCCATGGCGTCCGCGACGGACGTGAAGGGGACCCTCTCCACGCCTACCGTCTGGACGAGGAGTGGCAGCCCCTACGTCCTGAAGGGCGATGTCACCGTGGCCTGGGGGGTGAAGCTGACCCTCGAGCCCGGCGCGCGGATCATCGCCGCCTCCACGGACGCGCTGCGCTCCGGGGTGGACCCGGAACGGGTGGAGCTGATCGTCGATGGCACCCTGGTGGTGCGTGGCACCCGGTCGCGTCCGGTCGAGCTCACCGCTCGGGGGGCTCCCGGCTCCTGGTACGGCATCCGCGTGCGCGGCGGCCGGGGCACGGTGATCGACGGAGCCGTCGTCACCCAGGCGCGGCAGGGCATCTCGCTGGGCATGAGCGCGGTGGTGCGGAACACCTCGGTGAGCGCCATCGAGCAGGACTGCCTCCATGTGAGCTGGGGCGAGTCCACCCTGGAGGGCAACCAGTTGAGCGGGTGCGGTGGAAACGGGTCGAGCGTGGACCCGTGGACCCTGGCCCGTGCCCAGGCCACCGCCAGCGTCGCGCGCTCCGGTGGGAGCGCCAGCCAGCGCACCGGCTGGTTCGAAGCGCGCGTCCGCGGCAGGGCCGTCTTCGCCCACCACCCGCGAGGCACCCGGAGTGGAGCCGTCGCCCACGCGTTCGGGCGCCCCCCTCATCGCCCCGAAGCCTGGTCAGCGCTCGCGCGCACGACCCCGCATCCCCGAACGGGAGGCATGGCCGACGAGCGCGTCCGATGGGGACTCCAGCAAGGGAGCCGCCTCACGCACGAGGCTGGCGTCCGCTCCGCATCAGCGGACCTCGCCCGAGGAGTGGCCTGGCGGCTCACGGAGGTGGAGACCTCCTCCGAGGAGCCCATCGCCGGACCCGAGCGGTGGACCTCCCCGGGCCGGGTGAGGAAGAAACCCGGATGGCCCGTGGAACCACCGCCCGTCCTCGTCACATAG
- a CDS encoding GTP-binding protein, protein MSSVNLVAREVAVKIVFYGPGLSGKTTSLRKIYETVRPAHRGEMMSIATEGDRTLFFDFLPVKVERVNDCTVRLALYTVPGQVFYNATRKLVLQGADGVVFVADSQPEMVDANRESLANLEENLLEQGVRLERFPLVFQWNKRDIPKALPVEELRATLNPRGVPDFETEALSGRGVMDALKAITRLVIQDLRAKRIVPPPRAATPTVPSLGAPKGTSGLEAQLSQLAGNRPAAPAMTPTQVQRPAGPISRSMPAVVAQPQVQVAPPVAPPALTGQRPLGAASALAPSDLFDHARAAEGAFASGDYGTCIQACLDAVRRGLAFAGEGPLGSQAHLLQVDGGDLLKLQTLAARSSSRVDDAAFALYVLMQIFTRLHAAGLPAPVSES, encoded by the coding sequence GTGAGCAGCGTAAATCTGGTAGCCCGTGAAGTAGCGGTGAAGATCGTCTTCTACGGACCTGGTCTGTCCGGGAAGACGACGAGCCTGCGGAAGATCTACGAGACCGTGCGCCCCGCGCACCGTGGCGAGATGATGTCCATCGCCACCGAGGGGGACCGCACGCTCTTCTTCGACTTCCTGCCCGTGAAGGTCGAGCGGGTGAACGACTGCACGGTACGGCTCGCGCTGTACACGGTGCCCGGCCAGGTCTTCTACAACGCCACCCGCAAGCTGGTGCTCCAGGGGGCCGACGGCGTGGTGTTCGTGGCGGACTCGCAGCCGGAGATGGTGGACGCCAACCGCGAGTCGCTGGCCAACCTGGAGGAGAACCTGCTCGAGCAGGGCGTCCGGCTGGAGCGCTTCCCCCTGGTGTTCCAGTGGAACAAGCGCGACATCCCCAAGGCCCTGCCCGTGGAGGAGCTGCGCGCCACGCTCAACCCCCGGGGCGTCCCCGACTTCGAGACCGAGGCCCTCAGCGGTCGTGGCGTGATGGACGCCCTCAAGGCCATCACCCGGCTCGTCATCCAGGATCTGCGTGCCAAGCGCATCGTGCCCCCGCCCCGCGCCGCCACGCCGACGGTGCCGTCGCTGGGTGCCCCCAAGGGCACGAGCGGGCTCGAGGCGCAGTTGAGCCAGCTGGCCGGAAACCGGCCCGCGGCCCCGGCCATGACCCCCACCCAGGTGCAACGCCCGGCGGGCCCCATCTCCCGCAGCATGCCGGCCGTGGTTGCCCAACCCCAGGTCCAGGTGGCGCCTCCCGTCGCGCCTCCCGCCCTGACGGGACAACGGCCCCTCGGGGCCGCGAGCGCGCTCGCGCCGTCGGATCTGTTCGACCACGCGCGGGCCGCGGAGGGGGCCTTCGCCTCCGGGGATTACGGGACGTGCATCCAGGCGTGCCTCGATGCCGTGCGGCGAGGCCTGGCTTTCGCCGGGGAGGGCCCCCTGGGCTCCCAGGCCCACCTGCTCCAGGTCGACGGAGGAGATCTGCTCAAGCTGCAGACGCTCGCGGCGCGTTCGAGCAGCCGCGTGGATGACGCGGCGTTCGCGCTCTACGTGCTGATGCAGATCTTCACCCGGCTCCACGCAGCCGGACTGCCCGCGCCCGTCAGCGAGTCCTGA